The proteins below are encoded in one region of Candidatus Beckwithbacteria bacterium:
- a CDS encoding helix-turn-helix domain-containing protein produces MFSIKDAAQALGIHPKTIRRWEKSGKFIPQRTPGNQRRFSPDDILKLKKLQLAPNPIPGVKPACAGRDVHTPGVNLWTKYTHFLSLTALIIVLFLAGYLFYQNSSKIASPTIQQLDLNKQDVQIAMPQVANFLNGQITIGSDTGTLSFLDQKGNLYLKNSALVEGVIQTTALQFAPSAKPDNQLGRQYVDKTTGNLMYFDGLDWVTLNQAASQSANLNSSLATNSALPLKILGSADQAIMTIDENSAYPVLFSQPTKVLANFYANKFIDSDSSSYFLDPSASVISLSVAGNATISSNLTFSAYGESITNSVDNYLVFSGGLGIGGITSYGFSPDFKVKAKNAQVDDELVISNLKLTTNKIEALNNDGIKLYDNAGYGLYIKDGGNVTINGVDLLVPDYVFDTNYQLLSPIDLEEFTKIHHHLPNVASA; encoded by the coding sequence GTGTTTAGCATTAAAGACGCTGCCCAAGCTTTAGGGATCCATCCGAAAACCATTAGGCGCTGGGAAAAATCCGGCAAATTTATTCCCCAAAGAACTCCCGGCAATCAGCGCCGTTTTTCCCCCGACGATATTTTGAAGTTAAAAAAACTTCAGCTTGCCCCTAATCCCATTCCCGGAGTGAAACCTGCCTGCGCAGGCAGGGATGTCCACACACCGGGTGTGAATCTCTGGACCAAATACACTCACTTTCTAAGCTTAACCGCTTTAATCATTGTTTTATTTCTTGCTGGTTACCTTTTTTACCAAAATTCCTCCAAAATCGCTTCTCCGACCATTCAACAACTAGACTTAAATAAACAAGATGTGCAAATCGCCATGCCTCAGGTAGCCAATTTTTTAAACGGCCAGATTACCATCGGTTCGGATACCGGCACCCTCTCTTTTCTTGACCAAAAAGGCAATCTTTATCTTAAAAACTCCGCCCTGGTTGAAGGCGTCATTCAAACTACCGCTCTTCAATTTGCCCCTTCCGCTAAACCTGATAATCAGCTCGGCCGCCAGTACGTTGATAAAACTACCGGCAACCTCATGTATTTTGACGGGTTAGACTGGGTTACTCTAAATCAAGCCGCTTCCCAATCAGCCAATCTTAATTCTTCTCTGGCCACCAACTCCGCCTTGCCTCTTAAAATCTTAGGCAGTGCTGACCAGGCAATTATGACGATTGATGAGAATAGCGCCTACCCGGTTTTATTCAGCCAACCCACAAAAGTTTTAGCCAATTTTTACGCTAATAAATTTATCGACAGCGATTCCTCAAGTTATTTTCTTGATCCGTCTGCCTCAGTGATCAGCTTAAGTGTCGCCGGCAACGCCACGATTAGCTCCAATTTAACTTTTTCCGCTTACGGCGAGTCTATTACCAATTCTGTCGATAATTATTTAGTTTTCTCCGGCGGCCTGGGGATTGGTGGTATTACCAGCTATGGCTTTTCCCCTGATTTCAAAGTCAAGGCTAAAAATGCCCAAGTCGACGATGAATTAGTTATTTCCAATCTTAAACTAACCACCAATAAAATCGAGGCTCTCAACAACGACGGCATCAAACTCTACGACAACGCCGGTTACGGTCTTTATATTAAAGATGGCGGCAATGTTACCATTAATGGGGTCGACCTCCTTGTTCCTGACTATGTTTTTGATACTAATTATCAACTCCTTTCCCCTATCGACCTGGAAGAATTTACTAAAATTCACCATCATTTACCCAACGTCGCCTCGGCTGA
- a CDS encoding rod shape-determining protein, translated as MALSKKIGIDLGTANSVIYVEGKGIVVQEPTVVAVTVDDNRVVAVGNEAKEMLGRTPGSIAASRPMRDGVIADYVITEAMLRYFIQKVCGKSWLIRPEVMICVPAGCTQVEQRAVEDATYAAGAKEVYIIQETFAAALGAGIPVGEASGNMVVDMGGGSSQAAVISLGGVVVAKSVRVSGNALDDAIALYLRKKHGIIIGEQTAEEIKLNIGRALMSETDNLKPMLVKGRDSIQGLPKTVEVGPEEIEEAMRPKINQIVGMIKTVLEEIPPELASDIIDKGIVMVGGTSLLKNFDKLLTKETGVPCHVAEEPLLAVVKGTGIALENLDLYKRAVSRR; from the coding sequence ATGGCTTTAAGTAAAAAAATTGGCATTGATTTAGGAACAGCAAATTCGGTGATTTATGTCGAAGGTAAAGGAATTGTGGTACAGGAGCCGACCGTAGTGGCGGTGACTGTGGATGATAACCGGGTGGTGGCGGTGGGCAATGAAGCCAAAGAAATGCTGGGCCGGACGCCGGGGTCGATTGCCGCATCGCGGCCGATGCGCGATGGGGTGATTGCCGATTACGTGATTACCGAAGCAATGCTCCGGTATTTTATTCAAAAAGTCTGCGGTAAAAGTTGGCTGATCAGACCGGAAGTAATGATTTGTGTGCCGGCCGGCTGTACTCAAGTGGAGCAGCGGGCGGTGGAAGATGCCACTTACGCGGCCGGAGCCAAAGAAGTTTATATTATCCAGGAGACATTTGCGGCGGCGCTGGGGGCCGGTATTCCGGTGGGCGAGGCTTCTGGTAATATGGTGGTGGATATGGGCGGTGGTTCGTCTCAGGCGGCAGTAATTTCTTTAGGCGGAGTGGTGGTGGCGAAAAGTGTCCGGGTTTCCGGCAATGCCTTAGATGATGCGATTGCCCTTTATTTGCGAAAAAAACACGGAATTATTATCGGCGAACAGACAGCAGAAGAGATTAAATTAAATATAGGCAGAGCTTTAATGAGTGAAACTGATAATTTGAAGCCAATGTTGGTTAAAGGCAGAGACAGCATTCAGGGTTTGCCGAAAACGGTCGAGGTGGGTCCGGAAGAAATTGAAGAGGCGATGCGACCGAAAATCAACCAAATTGTGGGAATGATTAAAACAGTTTTGGAGGAAATTCCGCCGGAATTGGCCTCGGACATTATCGATAAGGGGATTGTAATGGTGGGGGGAACCTCGCTTTTGAAAAATTTTGACAAATTATTGACCAAAGAAACCGGTGTGCCCTGCCATGTGGCCGAGGAACCACTGTTGGCTGTGGTTAAAGGAACGGGAATTGCTCTGGAGAATCTGGATTTATACAAGCGGGCAGTCAGCCGGAGATAA
- a CDS encoding glycosyltransferase family 1 protein: MLIGIDASRAFGKDKTGTENYSKEIIEAILKLPEAKKHEFILYVRNPIRSDLAGLQGRTLQVKEINWKMLWTQGGLALELLKNPVEVLWVPAHTLPVIRNPKIKTVVTIHGLEYEFLPQYYQFPQKLWLNKSTEYAVKQADRLIAVSAWTKKQLAARLGADEKKITVIHEGISPKFINRQFSGEYLRQIRYKYSLPGKYILFVGTVQPRKNLVRLIEAFSKLITHPVCGHLPHRVWNGDLVIVGKLGWMYEEILAAPKKYKVEKRVKFIGRVAEADLAAVYKMAQVFVYPSLMEGFGLPILEALALGIPVITSDRGALPEVAGEGALIINPEKTEEITQAIRLVLENDELRQGLIEKGLRQVKQFSWEKAARETLEILTDW; the protein is encoded by the coding sequence ATGTTAATCGGTATTGATGCGTCGCGGGCGTTTGGAAAAGACAAAACCGGTACGGAAAATTACTCTAAAGAAATAATTGAGGCGATTTTAAAATTGCCGGAGGCAAAAAAACATGAATTTATTTTATATGTAAGAAATCCCATAAGGTCCGACCTTGCAGGACTGCAAGGTCGGACCTTGCAGGTAAAAGAAATTAACTGGAAGATGTTGTGGACGCAGGGAGGGTTGGCATTAGAGCTTCTTAAAAATCCGGTCGAGGTTTTATGGGTGCCGGCGCATACATTGCCGGTTATCAGAAATCCTAAAATTAAAACTGTGGTGACGATTCACGGCTTGGAGTATGAGTTTTTACCCCAGTATTATCAGTTTCCCCAGAAATTATGGCTGAATAAGTCAACGGAATACGCGGTCAAACAGGCTGACAGATTAATTGCGGTGTCAGCGTGGACAAAAAAACAATTAGCGGCAAGGTTGGGAGCGGATGAGAAAAAAATTACGGTAATTCACGAAGGGATAAGCCCTAAATTTATTAATAGGCAGTTTAGCGGCGAATATTTAAGACAGATTAGATACAAATACTCTTTGCCGGGAAAATACATTTTGTTTGTGGGTACAGTCCAGCCGAGGAAGAATTTAGTCAGGTTAATTGAGGCGTTTTCAAAATTAATCACACACCCGGTGTGTGGACATCTTCCACACCGGGTGTGGAATGGGGATTTGGTCATAGTCGGGAAATTGGGATGGATGTATGAGGAGATTTTGGCGGCACCAAAAAAATATAAAGTGGAAAAAAGAGTGAAATTTATCGGCCGGGTGGCCGAAGCGGATTTGGCCGCGGTCTATAAAATGGCCCAAGTGTTTGTCTACCCGAGTTTAATGGAGGGATTTGGTTTGCCGATTTTAGAGGCTTTGGCTTTAGGCATACCGGTAATTACCTCTGATCGGGGAGCGTTGCCGGAGGTAGCCGGGGAAGGGGCCTTAATCATTAACCCGGAAAAAACAGAAGAAATTACTCAGGCGATTCGCTTGGTTTTAGAAAACGATGAATTGAGGCAGGGATTGATTGAAAAAGGTTTACGCCAGGTAAAGCAGTTTTCTTGGGAAAAGGCGGCCCGGGAAACTCTGGAAATTTTAACAGATTGGTGA
- a CDS encoding aldehyde dehydrogenase family protein has protein sequence MSKLTSINPVNGEILGAVKIATKADIEEAVRKAKIGFEKWRGEALEKRGKILLKAAELIKKNAKILAKQISLEMGKPLTEAEDEVNGGINDVKNAVKFGLKVLADEVLVPKTSWLKYDPVGVVTLIKPWNYPLDTPMMALAPALMAGNSVILKPSEYVPLVTDMWVKLLWQAGVPADVLQVLHGRALVGQMLVDSPIDMVSFTGSTVVGQEIANKCSARLIKFVLEMGGSSPAIVCADADLEKTAEKIVHGRFDNCGQICCAIKRVFVEKKVYNKLIKLLSEKIKKLELQPLVSEVQLKKFEQQITRGIIQGGRIIVGGRRLRDEKHIKGYFHEPTLMIHVNNKMEIMRQETFGPVLPVMEVESFDQAIKLANDSDYGLTATVFTKAKEKIAKAQKELVAGSVYINTTFACPVGSPWTGLKKSGFGTEGGKHGIWEFVHKKHWYVER, from the coding sequence GTGAGTAAATTAACTTCGATAAATCCAGTAAACGGCGAGATTTTAGGTGCGGTGAAAATCGCGACTAAAGCAGACATTGAAGAAGCAGTGAGAAAAGCCAAAATTGGTTTTGAGAAATGGCGAGGTGAAGCTTTGGAAAAACGGGGGAAAATTTTGCTAAAAGCGGCGGAATTAATTAAGAAAAATGCCAAAATTTTAGCCAAACAGATTAGTTTAGAAATGGGCAAGCCGTTAACAGAGGCGGAAGACGAGGTGAATGGGGGGATAAATGATGTTAAGAATGCGGTTAAATTCGGATTAAAAGTTTTAGCGGATGAGGTTTTAGTTCCCAAAACCAGTTGGCTGAAATATGATCCGGTCGGGGTGGTGACCCTGATTAAACCCTGGAATTATCCCTTGGATACCCCAATGATGGCTTTAGCGCCGGCTTTAATGGCGGGCAACAGCGTGATTTTAAAGCCATCGGAATATGTACCGCTGGTAACCGATATGTGGGTGAAATTATTATGGCAGGCTGGCGTACCTGCCGATGTGTTGCAAGTGTTGCACGGCCGGGCTTTAGTCGGCCAAATGCTGGTGGATAGCCCAATTGATATGGTCAGTTTTACCGGTTCGACTGTAGTTGGCCAGGAAATTGCCAATAAATGCAGTGCCCGGTTAATTAAATTTGTTTTGGAAATGGGTGGAAGTTCACCGGCAATTGTTTGTGCTGACGCGGATTTGGAAAAAACAGCCGAAAAAATTGTTCATGGCCGGTTTGATAACTGCGGTCAGATTTGTTGTGCCATCAAACGGGTATTTGTGGAGAAAAAAGTTTATAACAAATTAATAAAATTATTAAGTGAAAAAATTAAAAAATTAGAGTTGCAGCCGTTAGTGAGTGAAGTCCAGCTAAAGAAATTTGAACAGCAAATCACCCGGGGGATAATTCAAGGCGGTCGGATAATTGTCGGGGGCCGGAGACTGCGGGACGAAAAACATATTAAGGGTTATTTTCACGAGCCGACGTTAATGATCCATGTGAATAATAAGATGGAAATTATGCGGCAGGAAACTTTCGGGCCGGTGCTGCCGGTGATGGAGGTGGAGAGCTTTGATCAGGCAATTAAGCTGGCGAATGATTCTGATTATGGTCTAACGGCAACGGTGTTTACCAAAGCCAAAGAAAAAATCGCTAAGGCCCAAAAAGAGTTGGTGGCCGGGTCAGTGTATATTAATACGACTTTTGCTTGTCCGGTTGGTTCGCCGTGGACGGGTTTAAAAAAATCCGGTTTCGGCACTGAAGGCGGCAAGCACGGGATTTGGGAGTTTGTTCATAAAAAGCACTGGTATGTTGAGCGTTAA
- a CDS encoding WecB/TagA/CpsF family glycosyltransferase encodes MLSVKILGVRVDRASLEEAVELVGRWVRQDKKRYIATINPEFVMLAQKDEEFKKILNQADLAICDGIGLAWAIKRSDLTRSDLLRVTGTDLMLALIKKGYKTVLTGGFNKVAEKAGKKLGVVGMSEPNVAEINKIKPDLLFVALGMGKQEKWIVHNLPKLKVKVAMGVGGALDQVVKPWLRAPLRVQALGLEWLWRLMVQPWRIKRQLALVKFIKLFFLDTQ; translated from the coding sequence ATGTTGAGCGTTAAAATTCTGGGAGTAAGGGTGGATAGAGCGAGCTTAGAGGAGGCAGTGGAGTTGGTCGGTAGATGGGTAAGGCAAGATAAAAAAAGATATATTGCGACTATAAATCCCGAGTTTGTGATGTTGGCCCAGAAAGATGAGGAATTTAAAAAAATCTTAAATCAGGCGGATTTGGCAATCTGCGACGGAATCGGATTAGCGTGGGCCATAAAAAGGTCAGACCTTACAAGGTCTGACCTTTTAAGAGTTACGGGTACGGATTTGATGCTGGCATTAATTAAAAAAGGTTATAAAACGGTTTTAACCGGTGGTTTTAATAAAGTGGCGGAAAAGGCCGGTAAAAAACTGGGGGTAGTTGGTATGAGCGAACCCAATGTGGCAGAAATTAATAAAATTAAGCCGGATTTGCTGTTTGTGGCTTTGGGGATGGGAAAACAGGAGAAATGGATTGTTCACAATTTACCCAAATTAAAAGTTAAGGTAGCGATGGGGGTGGGTGGGGCGCTGGACCAAGTGGTGAAGCCGTGGTTAAGAGCACCCTTACGGGTGCAAGCGCTTGGGTTGGAATGGCTGTGGCGGTTGATGGTTCAGCCGTGGCGGATAAAAAGACAGTTAGCGCTAGTTAAGTTTATTAAATTATTTTTCCTGGATACCCAATAA
- a CDS encoding MerR family transcriptional regulator, with protein MDNQNISQDKPLPQKAKISLESLPDLLTVREVAELLRVSPLTIKRWGKRGKLPAIRINSRGDRRYKKEAVLWLLGIQEK; from the coding sequence ATGGACAATCAAAATATATCACAAGATAAACCTCTGCCTCAAAAAGCTAAAATTTCTCTAGAATCTTTGCCGGATTTATTGACTGTCCGGGAAGTGGCCGAACTCTTACGTGTCTCTCCACTCACCATCAAACGCTGGGGTAAACGCGGCAAACTGCCGGCCATCCGTATCAACTCCCGCGGCGACCGCCGCTACAAAAAAGAAGCTGTTCTGTGGTTATTGGGTATCCAGGAAAAATAA
- the rplL gene encoding 50S ribosomal protein L7/L12: MTDKLSAKLTKIIEEVEKLSVLELADLVKALEEKFGVSASPAIALAQAGPAAPAGAPAAAEEKSEYQVVLASAGANKIGVIKALREINQALGLKEAKDLAEAAPKEIGTFKKEEAEAAKKKLTAAGAQVELK; this comes from the coding sequence ATGACAGACAAACTTTCTGCCAAATTAACCAAAATCATCGAAGAAGTCGAAAAACTTTCCGTTTTGGAATTAGCTGATTTAGTTAAGGCTCTTGAGGAAAAATTTGGTGTTTCTGCTTCACCAGCCATAGCTTTAGCGCAGGCTGGCCCCGCCGCTCCCGCAGGCGCTCCTGCGGCTGCTGAAGAAAAAAGCGAATACCAGGTTGTTCTCGCCTCTGCTGGCGCCAACAAAATCGGCGTTATCAAGGCTTTAAGAGAAATCAACCAAGCCTTAGGTCTAAAAGAAGCTAAAGACTTAGCTGAAGCCGCTCCGAAAGAAATCGGCACTTTTAAGAAAGAAGAGGCCGAAGCTGCTAAGAAAAAACTTACAGCCGCTGGCGCTCAGGTAGAGCTCAAATAA
- the rplJ gene encoding 50S ribosomal protein L10: MPSQQNLTTVSTLAEKLQKSKSVVLSDYRGLTVNQQRQLRNQVKAVNAELIVAKNSLISLALKAEKYSLPASLTGPVMILFAYEDEIAPIKVLAEFAKTNELPKIKLGFLAKKPLTDTQVNQLASLPTKVELLAKTVGTLKSPLYGIVNVLAGNIRKLVYAISAIAKVKADKGVKSK, encoded by the coding sequence ATGCCAAGTCAACAAAATCTTACTACTGTTTCAACCCTTGCCGAAAAACTCCAAAAATCTAAATCTGTTGTTTTGTCCGATTACCGTGGTTTAACCGTTAATCAACAGCGCCAATTAAGAAATCAGGTCAAGGCCGTTAACGCCGAACTAATCGTCGCCAAAAACAGCCTCATTTCTCTGGCTTTAAAAGCAGAAAAATACTCCCTCCCCGCCAGTCTTACCGGACCGGTCATGATACTTTTCGCCTACGAAGACGAAATTGCCCCAATAAAAGTCCTAGCCGAATTTGCCAAAACCAACGAACTGCCGAAAATCAAACTGGGCTTTTTGGCTAAAAAGCCCTTAACTGACACCCAGGTTAATCAATTAGCCAGCTTGCCCACCAAAGTCGAACTTCTGGCCAAAACCGTCGGCACGCTTAAATCCCCGCTTTACGGTATTGTTAACGTTCTGGCCGGTAACATTAGAAAATTAGTTTATGCGATATCCGCCATCGCCAAGGTTAAGGCGGACAAGGGGGTGAAATCTAAATGA
- the rplK gene encoding 50S ribosomal protein L11 → MAKKIKIIIKLNIPAGKANPAPPIGPALGQHGVTIMEFCKQYNEKTKTMQGVIPALVTIFEDRSFIFELKKPPVAALIKKELNLPKGSATPGKEVIATIKMSQIEKIAREKLDDLNTTSLESAKKIISGTARSMGIKVK, encoded by the coding sequence ATGGCAAAAAAAATTAAAATTATCATCAAGCTGAATATTCCCGCCGGCAAGGCCAACCCTGCCCCGCCGATCGGCCCGGCCTTGGGCCAGCACGGCGTGACCATCATGGAGTTTTGCAAGCAATATAACGAAAAAACCAAAACCATGCAGGGAGTTATCCCGGCTTTAGTCACCATTTTTGAAGACCGCTCCTTTATTTTTGAACTGAAAAAACCGCCGGTTGCCGCCCTGATTAAAAAAGAGTTAAATCTTCCCAAAGGTTCGGCCACTCCGGGCAAAGAAGTAATTGCCACTATCAAAATGAGTCAGATAGAAAAAATCGCCCGGGAAAAACTGGATGACTTAAATACTACTTCTTTAGAGTCGGCTAAAAAAATTATTAGCGGCACCGCCCGCTCAATGGGGATAAAAGTGAAGTAA
- the nusG gene encoding transcription termination/antitermination protein NusG produces MTDIVIEQEEKDNTNHVVINDSASPKAKWYVVHTYSGHELKVTQALKQRAESMNLTDYILEVLIPTQNKIQIKKGEKFSIKEKLFPGYLLVKLILTDDSWLAVRTTQGVTGFVGIGNQPTPLPKSEVENIQKFMAMAAPKYKSVFSIGEAVKIIEGPFADFLGSVESLDETRGKIKVLVSIFGRETPVELDFLQVQKI; encoded by the coding sequence ATGACTGATATTGTCATCGAACAGGAAGAAAAGGATAACACCAACCACGTCGTTATCAACGACTCCGCTTCCCCAAAAGCCAAATGGTACGTCGTCCACACCTACTCCGGCCATGAGCTTAAAGTCACCCAAGCCCTAAAACAACGGGCTGAATCGATGAATTTAACTGACTATATTTTAGAAGTTCTAATCCCTACCCAAAACAAAATCCAGATTAAAAAAGGCGAGAAATTCTCCATCAAAGAAAAACTTTTTCCCGGCTATTTACTGGTTAAACTGATTTTAACCGACGATTCCTGGCTGGCTGTCCGCACCACCCAAGGGGTTACCGGCTTTGTCGGCATCGGCAATCAACCCACCCCTCTGCCGAAAAGCGAAGTGGAAAATATCCAGAAATTTATGGCCATGGCCGCGCCTAAATATAAATCCGTCTTTTCCATTGGCGAAGCGGTCAAGATCATTGAAGGCCCGTTTGCTGACTTTCTTGGTTCGGTTGAATCTTTGGATGAAACACGAGGAAAAATTAAGGTTTTAGTTTCCATTTTCGGTCGCGAAACCCCGGTCGAACTCGACTTCCTGCAAGTGCAGAAGATATAA
- the secE gene encoding preprotein translocase subunit SecE, whose translation MIESQNFIKASIAELKQVVWPNKKQVLRLTIIVIAVSVATGAFIGGLDYVFTNFVGLLVK comes from the coding sequence ATGATAGAATCACAAAACTTTATCAAAGCGTCGATCGCTGAATTAAAGCAGGTTGTCTGGCCGAACAAAAAACAGGTTTTGCGGCTGACAATCATCGTGATTGCCGTCAGTGTGGCGACAGGCGCCTTCATCGGCGGCCTTGATTATGTCTTTACCAATTTTGTTGGTTTATTAGTAAAATAA
- a CDS encoding UTP--glucose-1-phosphate uridylyltransferase: MGNRKITKAVIAVAGYGTRFLPATKNQPKEMLPIIDKPVIQYLVEEAVNSGIKDIILVTRFGQTSLENHFDSNLELEIQLMKNGKKKELEEVQRVYRMANYIYVRQGRHLPYGNGTPLLCVQDLLAPNERFIYMFGDDLVLSKKPCTKQIMEYSDKKNGAVTVAVQEVAKSEVSRYGIYKLQKGSNDRVQSAVEKPEPEKAPSRLAQFGRFILNTDIVKILRKNQQENKLGKSNELWLIDAIIEYAKGRPVYAARLEGKWMTTGDPLRYLEATVEFALARPDMAPDFKKYLKTLDLS; encoded by the coding sequence ATGGGCAATAGAAAGATAACTAAGGCAGTAATTGCGGTAGCCGGTTACGGAACGAGATTTTTACCGGCCACGAAAAATCAACCCAAGGAAATGCTGCCGATTATCGATAAACCGGTGATCCAGTATTTAGTTGAAGAAGCGGTTAATTCCGGAATTAAGGACATTATTTTAGTCACCCGGTTTGGGCAAACATCTTTGGAAAATCATTTTGATTCAAATTTAGAGCTGGAAATTCAACTGATGAAAAACGGCAAGAAAAAAGAGTTAGAAGAAGTCCAACGGGTTTACCGGATGGCGAATTATATTTACGTGCGGCAGGGAAGGCATTTGCCTTACGGTAACGGCACGCCGCTTCTATGCGTTCAGGATTTATTGGCCCCGAACGAGCGGTTTATTTACATGTTCGGCGATGATTTAGTGTTATCCAAAAAGCCATGCACGAAACAGATCATGGAGTATTCGGATAAAAAGAACGGAGCGGTCACAGTAGCGGTTCAGGAAGTGGCCAAAAGCGAAGTGAGCCGTTACGGGATTTATAAGCTACAAAAAGGGAGCAATGACCGGGTGCAAAGCGCGGTGGAAAAGCCGGAACCGGAAAAAGCGCCGTCGCGCTTAGCGCAGTTCGGCCGGTTTATTTTAAACACGGACATTGTCAAGATTTTAAGAAAAAACCAACAAGAGAATAAATTGGGTAAAAGCAATGAATTGTGGTTGATTGATGCCATTATTGAATATGCCAAAGGACGGCCGGTTTATGCGGCCAGGCTTGAGGGAAAATGGATGACGACCGGTGATCCGCTGCGGTATTTAGAGGCGACGGTAGAGTTTGCTTTGGCGCGACCGGATATGGCCCCGGATTTTAAAAAATATTTAAAAACACTGGATTTAAGTTAA
- a CDS encoding deoxyribonuclease IV yields MRRIGAHLSISGGLDKAVEAAVRMGGNSLQIFSSSPRMWLAALPKEDEVKKFKATALQDDIQPIFIHAKYLINLGSDKTELVAISKKSLKHDLLVASLIGAEGVIVHLGSHQGRGFSAIQEQLVNSIKEILQDSSKESELIIENSAGQKGKICSQLSEISLLMTAINDSRIRWCLDTCHAWGAGFSFAKDLENTLQQFDLVKSLVCLHVNDSKGVLGGGLDRHENLGKGKMGLEELAKFVNYPAFKDLPLIIETPGFDGHGPDKKNLEILKKLANE; encoded by the coding sequence ATGAGACGCATCGGTGCCCATTTGTCAATCAGCGGCGGATTGGATAAAGCGGTGGAAGCGGCCGTCAGAATGGGTGGAAACTCTTTACAGATTTTTTCTTCGAGCCCGCGGATGTGGCTAGCGGCTCTACCTAAAGAGGATGAGGTCAAAAAATTTAAAGCGACGGCTCTACAAGATGATATTCAGCCAATTTTTATTCATGCTAAGTATTTAATTAATTTAGGTTCGGATAAAACCGAGCTGGTGGCCATTTCCAAAAAGTCTTTAAAACACGATTTATTAGTTGCCAGCTTAATCGGCGCCGAAGGAGTAATTGTTCATTTGGGCAGCCATCAGGGCCGGGGATTCAGTGCGATACAGGAACAATTAGTGAATAGTATTAAAGAGATATTACAGGATAGTTCTAAAGAGTCAGAGCTGATTATTGAAAATAGTGCCGGACAGAAGGGTAAAATATGTTCTCAATTAAGTGAAATTAGCTTGTTAATGACAGCTATTAATGATAGTAGAATTAGGTGGTGCTTGGATACCTGTCATGCCTGGGGGGCAGGGTTTTCCTTCGCTAAAGATTTGGAAAATACCCTGCAGCAGTTTGATCTAGTTAAATCGTTGGTTTGCCTGCACGTCAATGATTCAAAAGGGGTGTTAGGCGGCGGGTTGGACAGGCACGAAAACTTAGGCAAAGGTAAAATGGGACTGGAAGAATTGGCAAAATTCGTTAATTATCCGGCTTTTAAAGATTTGCCTTTGATTATTGAAACGCCGGGATTTGACGGACACGGGCCGGATAAAAAGAATTTGGAAATATTAAAAAAATTAGCCAATGAATAA